The Dehalococcoidia bacterium genomic interval CTTGTAGCTCGCCGCGTAGGAGGCGCCACCATCCACGCCGAGGGATCGAACGGTGTTAACCCCGCACGCGACGAGGATATTCAGTGCCGCCTCGGCGCTGAAAAAGCGTGCCACGATGACTGGCGAGGAGCCGACCGTTCGTTTGGCACTCGACAGGTTGTACCAGACGAGCCGCCCTTGACGCCGCAATGCCTGAAGGACTGGCATCTCAGCGATGAAATCTTCTATGGTTTTGCTGGTCGGATCATGTCGAACATGCGGGAAAAACGGCAGTACGAGGGTCCTGGCATGCTTTTCCAGGATGTCTTTGCAATCGTCAACAACATCGATATCAATGATGTGCGCTAGATCCACGGGATGCTGGCGTACGACATGATTCAACGAGCAGATATAGAACCCGCTCAGGTCAACTTCCTTCACCCTCTCGTACGAGGGGCCCTTACCAAGAATCAGCCAGGGCTTCGCATTCACGTCGAACGAACGCGACCACTCTAGGATGTCAGGCAGAGATGTTTGAAGTACTCTGGCCGTTCGAACAGTGCTGTTCACCAGAGACGGGGTTTCGGTTTGTGGCGCGACCCTAGTCGAAGCGGGCGCAGAGAGTCGGCGGAGCAAGCGAGCGAGTTTCATCATCGGCGACTGCGCGACGGCCCGGAGAAGCCGATTCGGCCCCGCCAGTAGTCCAGAAGATCACTTAGGGTGTGCTCGAATGGAATCGTCGGCGCCCAGCCCGTGACCTTATTAACTTTGTCGAAGTCGCCCACCAGAGCGGGCACGTCCGCTGGCCGGAAGCGAGAGGGGTCCTCGCGGATCTCAACGCCTACTACACGCGACTGCGCCAGGAGGAAGTCCAAAACCTCGCGAATCGCCCATGACCTACCGGAGCACAGGTTGTAGACTTCTCCGGGCTCACCCTGCTCAAGCAAGACCCAGTATCCACGGACGATGTCCCTCACGTCCGTATAGTCGCGACGAGTTTTTAGATTTCCGACATAGATTACGGGCTCTCTCAGGCCGGCCTCAATCTCGGCCACTTGCCGCGCGAAGTTCGAGGTGACGAAGACGTCACCTCGGCGTGGGCCCTCGTGATTAAACGCCCGCGACCTGACAATTGGCAGGCTATAGCTCTTGAAGTATTGGTACCCCATCAGGTCTTGGGTCACCTTGCTGACCGCATACGGCGAGAGCGGCCGCAAAGGGTTCGTCTCCTTGATCGGCAATTCCTCCTCATAGGCAAGACCATACTCCTCGCTGGAGCCGACGACCAAGAACCGAGGGGGCCGCCTTTTCTGCCGGATCGCCTCTAAGAGGTTGACCTGGCAGATGGCATTGGTATGAATCGTTTCGGCAGGCGCGTGCCAGGAGGCGTGGACGAAGCTCTGGGCGGCCAGGTGGAACACCAGATCGGGATCGGCCGACTCTAGAAGATGCTGTACGGACGAAAGGTCACGCAGGTCAGACTCGATAAGCGTGATTGACTCGCGGAGGTGGTCGATGTTTTCGGTCTTGCTGCGCCACCGGAGCGACCCGAAGACTTTCGCCCGACGCGACAGCGCGTACTCTGCAAGATGACTCCCCACGAAACCCGTGATGCCAGTGATCAGAACGCGCATCACGGCCCTTCACAGGGCTCGCAGTGGTCGAGCCGCTGCACTTAACGTCGAACGCAGTCCCCTACTCCCCCACCACCTGGACCGTGATCTCGCGCTTCCGCGGCCCGTCGAGCTCGGCGAAGATGATGGACTGGAACCGGCCGAGCGTCAGGTCGCCGTGGTTGATGCCGACGGCGACGTTGCGACCCAGCAGGGCGGCCCGCAGGTGGGAGTGGGCGTTACCGCGCTCGCAGTCGGAGTAGCGCGGGTCGTCGTGGCGGTACCCGTTGCGCTCGGGCACCAGGCGCTCGACCAGGGCCTTGAGGTCGCTGACGAGCGCGGCCTGGTACTCGTTGATGAACAGCGCGCAGGTCGTGTGCAGCGTGTTGACCAGCGCGATGCCCGAGGTGACGGGGAATTGCTGGATCGCGTCTCGAACGAGCTTGGTGATGTCGGTGACCTCGGTCCGCTCCTCGGTCTGCAACGTGAACGAGGTGCTGTACGCCTTCATCGCGCCCGCTCTCCGTGACGCCTACCACTGCCGTTTGGCTGGCCGAGACCAGCAGGTCCGCGTCAAGACCACCGCGTACCATACCGACAAGTTTGCGGGAAAGTCAACCGCTGGACACCCCGGCAAGCGCCCGCCCGGGCCTCGGAAATCAGGCGCCGAGCCACTTTTCCGCAGCCTTACGCCTCGCCCAGCCGGCGCTGGGCCTCGTCCAGAAACCGGCCGCGTGGCTGACGGCCTGTTCCGCCTGGCTCCTGGAGAACACGGCCGCGCCGGCGGTCCGCCGCCTCGGCTTTCCCCGCCGTCGCCTCGGCCCTCAC includes:
- a CDS encoding GDP-mannose 4,6-dehydratase; amino-acid sequence: MRVLITGITGFVGSHLAEYALSRRAKVFGSLRWRSKTENIDHLRESITLIESDLRDLSSVQHLLESADPDLVFHLAAQSFVHASWHAPAETIHTNAICQVNLLEAIRQKRRPPRFLVVGSSEEYGLAYEEELPIKETNPLRPLSPYAVSKVTQDLMGYQYFKSYSLPIVRSRAFNHEGPRRGDVFVTSNFARQVAEIEAGLREPVIYVGNLKTRRDYTDVRDIVRGYWVLLEQGEPGEVYNLCSGRSWAIREVLDFLLAQSRVVGVEIREDPSRFRPADVPALVGDFDKVNKVTGWAPTIPFEHTLSDLLDYWRGRIGFSGPSRSRR
- a CDS encoding secondary thiamine-phosphate synthase enzyme YjbQ — encoded protein: MKAYSTSFTLQTEERTEVTDITKLVRDAIQQFPVTSGIALVNTLHTTCALFINEYQAALVSDLKALVERLVPERNGYRHDDPRYSDCERGNAHSHLRAALLGRNVAVGINHGDLTLGRFQSIIFAELDGPRKREITVQVVGE